Part of the Alteribacter lacisalsi genome, AAGACCAGGAAATTAAAGTCCTGCAGGTTCGAACGTTCTGCAGTCTGTTTCCTCCTGGGAGGAGGCGTTCTTCCCTTTATGGCTCACCACAAAGATTTCAGACGCTCCGCATTTTTTGCCTTCCTCGTTATGAACGCAGTTAAAAACTTCACAAAGGACATCCTGTGCCATCACGCTTCACCTCCCATAAAGTTAG contains:
- a CDS encoding DUF1540 domain-containing protein — translated: MAQDVLCEVFNCVHNEEGKKCGASEIFVVSHKGKNASSQEETDCRTFEPAGL